A region of Thermus oshimai DSM 12092 DNA encodes the following proteins:
- the rlmB gene encoding 23S rRNA (guanosine(2251)-2'-O)-methyltransferase RlmB has translation MWIYGRNPVLEALKEGRARRVLVARGVEGWLLQELSRLGAEYTLVPRIELDVLLKTTHHQGVAAEVEEPRYATLEEALGFAEARGEVPLLVALDGVTDPRNYGAILRTALALGAHGVVSEERRSAPLSPLALKASAGAAFKLPIVRVKNLPRALGLLKERGLWVYGLDVGGEKTLGALDLARPLVLVAGSEGEGMRRLVRERCDELFRIPIRPEAESLNVGVALGIALYGVGQARGVG, from the coding sequence ATGTGGATCTACGGGCGCAACCCGGTCCTCGAGGCCCTCAAGGAGGGCCGGGCGCGGCGGGTCCTGGTGGCGAGGGGGGTGGAGGGCTGGCTCCTACAGGAGCTTTCGCGGCTGGGGGCGGAGTACACCCTGGTCCCCCGCATCGAGCTGGACGTGCTCCTCAAGACCACCCACCACCAGGGGGTGGCCGCGGAGGTGGAGGAGCCCCGCTACGCCACCCTGGAGGAGGCGTTGGGCTTCGCCGAGGCCCGGGGGGAGGTCCCCCTCCTGGTGGCCCTGGATGGGGTCACCGACCCCCGCAACTACGGGGCCATCCTGCGCACCGCCTTGGCCCTGGGGGCCCACGGGGTGGTTTCGGAAGAGCGGCGCTCGGCCCCCCTTTCCCCCCTGGCCCTGAAGGCCAGCGCGGGGGCGGCCTTCAAGCTCCCCATCGTCCGGGTGAAGAACCTGCCCCGGGCCCTGGGCCTCCTCAAGGAGCGGGGCCTTTGGGTCTACGGCCTGGACGTGGGGGGGGAGAAGACCCTGGGGGCGCTGGACCTCGCCCGGCCCCTGGTCCTGGTGGCGGGGTCGGAGGGGGAGGGGATGCGGCGGCTGGTGCGGGAGCGTTGCGACGAGCTCTTCCGCATCCCCATCCGCCCCGAGGCGGAGTCCTTGAACGTGGGGGTGGCGTTGGGCATCGCCCTTTACGGGGTGGGCCAGGCCCGGGGTGTAGGATAA
- a CDS encoding LOG family protein: protein MRLIAAFASSRLLPEDPLYRKLHRYGEVLAEEGFGLACGGYQGGMEALARGVKAQGGLVVGVTAPALFPERKGPSAYVDLEFPAATLPQRIARLLDLGQGYLAFPGGVGTLAELTLAWNLLYLRRGLGRPLGVDPYWLSLLRPHGEIAPEDLALLRPIGDENDLRAFLRSL, encoded by the coding sequence ATGCGCCTCATCGCCGCCTTCGCCTCCTCCCGCCTCCTGCCGGAAGACCCCCTCTACCGGAAGCTCCACCGCTACGGGGAGGTGCTGGCGGAGGAGGGGTTTGGCCTGGCCTGTGGAGGCTACCAGGGGGGGATGGAGGCCCTGGCCCGGGGCGTGAAGGCCCAGGGGGGGCTGGTGGTGGGGGTCACCGCCCCCGCCCTTTTCCCCGAGCGGAAGGGGCCGAGCGCCTACGTGGACCTGGAGTTCCCCGCGGCCACCCTCCCCCAAAGGATCGCCCGGCTTCTGGACCTGGGCCAAGGCTACCTGGCCTTTCCCGGAGGGGTGGGCACCCTGGCGGAGCTCACCCTGGCCTGGAACCTCCTCTACCTCAGGCGGGGCCTGGGGCGGCCCCTGGGGGTGGACCCCTACTGGCTTTCCCTCCTAAGGCCCCACGGGGAGATCGCCCCCGAGGACCTGGCCCTTCTAAGGCCCATCGGGGACGAGAATGACCTCCGCGCCTTCCTGAGGAGCCTATGA
- a CDS encoding universal stress protein produces the protein MYGRILMPIDGSPCSFQAVGHGLDLAKALGAKVHFLYVLENPAQAIWITPESVPYGLELLEDLKRAGEEALKKAEAMAAEKGVEATSELKEGVPIPTIVEAAKGFDLVVMGTHGRTGLDKLLLGSVTEGVLHRVSVPVLVVRCR, from the coding sequence ATGTACGGAAGGATCCTCATGCCCATTGACGGCAGCCCCTGCAGCTTCCAGGCGGTGGGCCACGGCCTGGACCTGGCCAAGGCCTTGGGGGCCAAGGTGCACTTCCTCTACGTCCTGGAAAACCCCGCCCAGGCCATCTGGATCACCCCGGAGAGCGTCCCCTACGGCCTGGAGCTCCTGGAGGACCTCAAGCGGGCGGGGGAGGAGGCCCTGAAGAAGGCGGAGGCCATGGCCGCGGAAAAGGGGGTGGAGGCCACGAGCGAGCTCAAAGAGGGGGTGCCCATCCCCACCATCGTGGAGGCGGCCAAGGGGTTTGACCTAGTGGTCATGGGCACCCACGGGCGCACGGGGCTGGACAAGCTCCTCCTGGGCTCGGTGACGGAGGGGGTCCTCCACCGGGTCTCCGTGCCCGTCTTGGTGGTGCGCTGCCGCTAA
- a CDS encoding M20 family metallopeptidase has product MDWVRLLSRLVQAESLPGGEGEAAGLLLEALKGLGLEAHLDEAGNVEALLGEREPEVVLTGHMDVVPVGDPLHWPHPQGAVVGEALWGRGAVDMKGALVAMLLALKALQGRPLKGRVRFLATVQEEVGGLGSRFAAERLSPLAFILGEPSMGRLMRGHRGRAEIWVDFEGEEAHAALAGPENPLFDLADYLLALKDLPLPPGLKLTPTGVAAYPGARNQTPGVVRLYLDVRYEPEADPQALLPRLQALGPASVYIPEEERASGEVRLTLPALWPPYRLPEDHPLLLLALKALGQEEAGLWPFTTDAPYLGARAPVLGLGPGDPALAHTPREHIPLKAVEEAAGAYARLVEALWNAA; this is encoded by the coding sequence ATGGACTGGGTGCGGCTTCTCTCCCGCCTGGTGCAGGCGGAAAGCCTCCCGGGGGGGGAGGGGGAGGCGGCGGGCCTCCTCCTGGAGGCCCTGAAGGGCCTGGGCCTCGAGGCCCATCTGGACGAGGCGGGGAACGTGGAGGCCCTTCTTGGGGAAAGGGAGCCCGAGGTGGTCCTCACCGGGCACATGGACGTGGTCCCCGTGGGGGACCCCCTCCACTGGCCCCACCCCCAGGGGGCCGTGGTGGGGGAGGCCCTTTGGGGCCGGGGGGCGGTGGACATGAAGGGGGCCCTGGTGGCCATGCTCCTGGCCCTGAAGGCCCTCCAGGGGAGGCCCCTTAAGGGGCGGGTGCGCTTTCTGGCCACCGTCCAGGAGGAGGTGGGGGGCCTGGGGAGCCGCTTCGCCGCAGAAAGGCTTTCCCCCTTGGCCTTCATCCTGGGGGAGCCCTCCATGGGGCGGCTCATGCGGGGCCACCGGGGGCGGGCGGAGATCTGGGTGGACTTTGAGGGGGAGGAGGCCCACGCGGCCCTGGCGGGCCCGGAAAACCCCCTCTTTGACCTGGCGGACTACCTCCTGGCCCTGAAGGACCTCCCCCTTCCCCCTGGCCTCAAGCTCACCCCCACGGGGGTGGCGGCCTACCCCGGGGCCCGCAACCAGACCCCGGGGGTGGTGCGCCTCTACCTGGACGTGCGCTACGAGCCCGAGGCCGACCCCCAGGCCCTCCTCCCCCGCCTCCAGGCCCTGGGCCCGGCCTCCGTCTACATCCCCGAGGAGGAGCGGGCCTCGGGGGAGGTGCGCCTTACCCTCCCCGCCCTCTGGCCCCCCTACCGCCTGCCGGAGGACCACCCCCTCCTCCTTTTGGCTCTCAAGGCTCTCGGCCAGGAGGAGGCGGGGCTTTGGCCCTTCACCACCGACGCCCCCTACCTGGGGGCCAGGGCCCCCGTCTTGGGCTTGGGCCCCGGGGACCCCGCCCTGGCCCACACCCCGAGGGAGCACATTCCCCTAAAGGCGGTGGAGGAGGCCGCGGGGGCCTACGCCCGCCTGGTGGAGGCTTTATGGAACGCCGCGTAG
- a CDS encoding HAD family hydrolase encodes MRLWILDLDDTLLQDHAVSREVLEALGEEVGVHGLFPAVKEKAEALFRESPFHPWAEAIGHSALEALWARYSTPGLEALAAWAPRFRKGVFAEALKALGGPVERAEEVAEAFFQRRRRYPLFPETEAFLKALKARGAHLALLTNGVPDLQREKLVGAGLQEAFDLVLVSGEIGLGKPDPRPFRMALCAFGVGPEEAVMVGDNPERDIQGALRAGVRAVWVDRGYRPFDPRFPPHQRVENLLEALSGAV; translated from the coding sequence ATGAGGCTCTGGATCCTGGACCTGGACGACACCCTTCTCCAGGACCACGCGGTGAGCCGGGAGGTCCTGGAGGCCTTGGGGGAGGAGGTGGGGGTACATGGCCTCTTCCCCGCGGTGAAGGAAAAGGCGGAGGCCCTCTTCCGCGAAAGCCCCTTCCACCCCTGGGCGGAGGCCATCGGCCACTCGGCTTTGGAAGCCCTTTGGGCCCGCTACAGCACCCCGGGCCTCGAGGCCCTGGCGGCGTGGGCCCCCCGCTTCCGAAAAGGGGTTTTCGCCGAGGCCCTAAAGGCTCTAGGGGGCCCCGTGGAGCGGGCGGAGGAGGTGGCGGAGGCCTTCTTCCAGAGGAGGCGGCGCTACCCCCTCTTCCCGGAGACGGAGGCCTTCCTGAAGGCCCTAAAGGCGCGGGGGGCCCACCTCGCCCTCCTCACCAACGGCGTCCCCGACCTCCAGCGGGAGAAGCTCGTAGGGGCGGGACTTCAGGAAGCCTTTGACCTGGTGTTGGTCTCGGGGGAGATCGGCCTGGGCAAGCCCGACCCCAGGCCCTTCCGCATGGCCCTCTGCGCCTTCGGGGTGGGGCCGGAGGAGGCGGTCATGGTGGGGGATAACCCCGAACGGGACATCCAGGGGGCCCTAAGGGCGGGGGTGCGGGCGGTCTGGGTGGACCGGGGGTATAGGCCTTTTGACCCCCGCTTTCCCCC